A region of Paludisphaera rhizosphaerae DNA encodes the following proteins:
- a CDS encoding O-antigen ligase family protein gives MNSLRLRFLALFDRGFGWLVAGLVLAVILGFGGAAWWMKPGLAVAATALTALLLIRNLVDGRTAILKSPLGLLGLAVLGLGMLQAVSLPGSLAARISPAAREVYARGVLPTVALEDDPKATLDAAAIRSPASLDRAATVRRLALAAACLAIFWCVSHAVDRLQRFYLICGAVIAGFFINATLAVVQVSTRTDGLYGMYAPGAGPWWGTDYNDILEAPTIATLRELPPSSRPGSTASAWMEVARPFTFGTMPGGVGGFLALGAMALPLSLGLVLHLCSPQGSRETWAHRMGASGRDSLAILLATLSIPAAFLLGMAAGPWFCIPFAAGVAVVALPSLLNPAARTLGMGLAGGLLTALAFGAVVQVRWAEVAGAKPPLEAPDWSDSRAVWGDAARIFREFPLMGVGLGGFATVQPYFKDRDATSNTAMSSLFQWAAEAGAVGLAILGAAALWSLIRIPAGLRRLGSMDRFLAHGLIGAVVGLSLLAAVHWTVELPAVAVSASALGGAWNRWLAGAADLFVERA, from the coding sequence TTGAACAGCCTCCGCCTGCGATTCCTGGCGTTGTTCGACCGCGGCTTCGGCTGGCTGGTCGCGGGCCTGGTGCTGGCCGTGATCCTCGGGTTCGGCGGCGCGGCCTGGTGGATGAAGCCGGGCCTGGCCGTCGCGGCGACGGCGCTGACGGCCCTGCTGCTGATCCGCAACCTGGTCGACGGCCGAACGGCGATCCTGAAAAGCCCGCTGGGCCTGCTGGGGCTGGCCGTGCTGGGGCTGGGGATGTTGCAGGCGGTCTCGCTGCCGGGCTCGCTGGCGGCGAGGATCTCGCCGGCGGCTCGCGAGGTCTACGCCCGGGGCGTGCTCCCCACCGTCGCCCTGGAAGACGACCCGAAAGCGACGCTCGACGCCGCGGCCATCCGGTCGCCGGCCAGCCTCGACCGCGCGGCGACCGTCCGCCGGCTGGCCCTGGCGGCGGCCTGCCTGGCGATCTTCTGGTGCGTCTCGCACGCGGTCGACCGCCTTCAGCGGTTCTATCTGATCTGCGGCGCCGTGATCGCCGGGTTCTTCATCAACGCCACCCTCGCCGTGGTTCAGGTCAGCACCCGAACCGACGGCCTCTACGGGATGTACGCGCCCGGCGCGGGGCCGTGGTGGGGGACCGATTACAACGACATCCTGGAGGCTCCGACCATCGCGACCTTGCGTGAGCTGCCGCCGTCGTCGCGGCCGGGGTCGACGGCCTCCGCCTGGATGGAAGTCGCCCGACCGTTCACGTTCGGAACGATGCCCGGCGGCGTCGGCGGCTTCCTGGCGCTGGGGGCGATGGCCCTGCCGTTGTCGCTCGGCCTGGTGCTGCACCTCTGCTCGCCGCAGGGGAGCCGCGAGACCTGGGCCCACCGCATGGGAGCCTCCGGCCGGGACAGCCTGGCGATCCTGCTGGCGACTCTCTCGATCCCCGCCGCGTTCCTGCTGGGGATGGCCGCGGGCCCCTGGTTCTGCATCCCGTTCGCAGCCGGCGTGGCCGTGGTGGCTCTCCCCTCCCTGCTGAACCCCGCCGCCCGCACGCTGGGGATGGGGCTGGCGGGCGGGCTGCTGACGGCGCTGGCGTTCGGGGCGGTCGTGCAGGTCCGTTGGGCCGAGGTCGCCGGCGCCAAGCCGCCGCTGGAAGCCCCCGACTGGAGCGACAGCCGCGCGGTCTGGGGCGACGCTGCGAGGATCTTCCGCGAGTTCCCTCTGATGGGCGTCGGCCTGGGGGGGTTCGCGACCGTTCAACCGTATTTCAAGGACCGCGACGCAACGTCCAACACCGCCATGAGCAGCCTCTTTCAGTGGGCCGCCGAGGCCGGCGCGGTCGGCCTGGCGATCCTGGGAGCGGCCGCGCTCTGGTCGCTGATCCGCATCCCCGCCGGTCTGCGAAGGCTCGGCTCGATGGATCGCTTCCTGGCTCATGGGTTGATTGGAGCAGTCGTGGGGCTTAGTCTATTGGCGGCCGTCCACTGGACGGTGGAGCTGCCGGCCGTGGCCGTTTCGGCCAGCGCCCTGGGAGGGGCCTGGAACCGCTGGCTGGCCGGGGCCGCCGACCTGTTCGTCGAACGAGCATGA